A region of the Peromyscus leucopus breed LL Stock chromosome X, UCI_PerLeu_2.1, whole genome shotgun sequence genome:
AGTAAACCTAGagttcaccaatttggctagactggctggccagcaagcctcagggatcctgctatctttgccttcccagtgctaggaataagggtgtgttaccatgcctagcaCAGAGTGAGCCATTTCCCCATGCCCCAAACTTCACTTCTTAAAAGTCCTACAACCTCTTAATATTGCCGTATGGGAACCAAGCTTCCAACACAAGAGCCCTTAGGGGACAAACCACATCCAAACTCTAGAGGTGACCCATAAGCCATTACAAATTCATGTATTGACAaatctgtgtttgtctttgtccCCAGGAGCCCACTGAATCCACTAGTAACagaattgaaaaataaacatcatGAATGTCTCAGCATTAGGAGGTAATGGAaaaggtgagcctgggctacatgtctgCCTGAATTATCCCAGGCAAACCCCTAGAGGGAGATGAACATTGCCCAGGTGATGACCTCATAATAGAAGGGCTGGCAAGGGCTCTGGGATTAGGGGCTGGGGTTCCCCCTTTAAGGCTCTTAGGCTTGCCCCTGCCAGGGAAACCTTTGTCATCTGGTGAAGAGGAGCGCAATAATGTcctaaaacaaatgaaagtaCGAACTACACTGAAGGGTGACAAGAGCTGGATCATCAAGCATGAAGACTCAGAGGACCATACTATGTAAGTCCAAGAGGCAAGGCCAGAAGGGAAGGCAGCAAGCAacattgggggtgggggcatgggaCCCAACCCTAGCTGGGGATACTGAGGACATTCCACCATTTAGAGCTAGGTCAGGCTGTGTGTCCATTGGCCAGCCAGATGAGGTTAAAACctgaacacagacacagatggGGCAGTCCTAGATACTAATGCACGTGTTGTCACATACCTATAAAGTGGGTCAGTAGAGGAGAAGGTAagatgcagtggtggtgcatacagGCCAACTTTGGGATGGAACCACAGGGTAACAGGTAGCAAGAAACATGGGAGCCAGTATGTTCAGGCCCTGTCTTTCCACAGACAGCTTCACTCTGGACAAAACCATACTACATCCTCATCAGTTGGAGAGGTCTCAAATGTCAGGTAAGAGGTGGTACCTAGCTGATTCTTAAATGGACTTCAGAGGCTTTTCTGCTGCAAGGAGGGGTGGATATCACATAGGAAACACAGAGGGAGCCTGAATTGAGTCATTTGGAATGCATGGAAAAGACAGGCTCTTTGGGTTTCCCTTTTAGTGTTCCTGCAATTTGGCCATCTCCAAGAAGCTGTTCcctgatttaaaatttaaaaaaagggtcTGTAGGAATAAATGCTAGGGCTCCGTGGTACCTTTAGACCTAACCCCACTGTTCCAGCCCAGAACACTCATATTGCTGAATAGGACTGTCTGCTGAGTCCTTGTCCTCTTGCCAACTCCTTGGAGGGGCCCTCATTGCCTTCCCTGAGCCCAAGATTACCCTCTCTCTCACTACTTCTAGCATGTTCTCACCAGTGCCCCCCATGTCTTCTGAACCCCATCTGTTGTTGACAAATGGAAAGCCCCAGTACCTAGAAACTAATGTTTTCCAGCCAGTGACCAAGCCTGAGGAGTACCTTCTGGTTTCATACTTCCATCACCACTTGGGATGTGAGTGCCCTAAGGGCCAGAGGAGGAAACATTCTAGAGGAGTGGTAAGGGAAGGCCATAGGGCTTTACCTTCTATTCACTTCAACCTCAgattgaggtcaacctgggctctAACCAAGGGTCTTTCAGTCTGATccaggagagaacaggaagagctcTCTTTCAAGTGCCCCGGTGCCTGGAAGAGCAGAAACTTCTGGAACTTTGCAGTAAATGTTAAACCATACAGCAAGCCTGCCTGGCACCCTTTTGTAAGTCAGGGCTATGCTGGACATGGCTGTGGAGGAGTCGGCCATGGCAATGTGCCTGGGAGAGACTGAAGGAGAGATAGGTGGAGCAGAGTGGGCATCTGGCCACTATATTGGGACAAACTTGGCCACTATACTGGGACATCCATCAGCTGTAGTTGCGAACAGGAAGGAATAAAGTGTCCTGAGCTCTGTAGTGAGGCCATTGTTCCCTTTATGTCTCCTTTTCTCTTGGCAGGTCTCCAAATACAAAGGCTCCTGCTGGTTACATCATCCGGTAAGTGACCTCAAGACTCTACCTGCATTCTCATACCACTAGGGCCACACCTAGACTTCTCAATACCTTCCGGTGTCTCTTGTAGGGGAGTGTTCACCAGAACAATAGACAGCTCTTCTCACTACCAACAGCACCTGTCTAAGACCAATGGAGCGCCAAGAAGGTACATCCTTGGTGTGCTAGCCAGATGGTCAATAGGAAGGTGGGAAAGCCTTGTCCAGAGCCAAGTCCAAGAGAGGGATAGCAAAGAAGTAAGGGAAtgtcctgcctggctctggccaCTGGCCATGGGCAGTGGCTGAGAGGGGAACTCTGGACAGAGATGTGGATTGTGCCTGTACTTCCTAGTGCCCACATATCTTTACTTTACTTACTCTTTGTCCCCTTGGCCTCATGGCTGACACCGTGCACTTACTGAGGGTATTGAAGCCATGTGCTTAGTTCACCTTCTTAGTATGCTAAGGTGGCATGTTACATAAACACCTTGGTATCAGTCACAACTGGGGCTCCATTTGGGAAGATACAAATGAGAGCCTGGTGGGCTGTTTCCTTGTGACTTAGCTGGGTCTGCCAAGCTCAAAATGTCTGGCAGGGCTGACAACAAGGAAGAAAATCTCCTAGTGGCTCATGTCCTGTCTCTACTGGGCTGTGTGGGTAAACTTAGAGACAAGAGGGGACCTATGGTTGGGCAGATGGAAATATCTTGCTCTTCTAGTGCTTCTGAACTGCTGGGAACAGCTAATTCTGGTCGTCCTCATCAGTCCTCTGGTTATAAGATGACTACAGAAGATTATAAGAAGCTGTGAGTATACAGTGATCCCAGACACTGGACCTATTGAGGGCAGGTGGACACTTACATCTGAGCTAGTCACTTAGTTGGGGAAAGCTAGTCCTAGGTCTAAAGAATGGACAATGAGCCATGGCCATGGGGACTACTGCTCACTGTCTGTGTTTCCTAGATGTACCCCTGTACCCCTTCAGGTCTCGGGTTCTCAGACTGAGCTGGGTTCAGATGAGCTGTCCTTGGGAGCATGATGTTTCTTATGTTGTCACTGTCCCCATAGACTATTGGTATGGACATTTTGTGTCTAAAGCTGAGCTTCTCTTGAGGTTCCTTCCAAGGGGCCCTGGCCAAGGAGGGGAACTCTGGACAAATGTCTGGATTGTGCCAGCACTTCCCAGGACTCTAAATCTTTATACAGCTTATCCTTGCCCCATCGTTCTATTTCATGGAACAGCTGGCATATATTTTTAGGGAAGTAGTAAGAGTGTTGGCTGTTGACGGACGGGACAGGAGAAAGGAGTGCTGGCTTTTAAGGAGGAACAAGTGGGAGCTAAGGCTCAAGGTTGCAACAGCAATGTGTGTTAGTGGCATTGGCAGTCAAGAAGCCAAGGGGAGTAGCCTGTAACAGGGAACAGgaaggacacagaggaagaagagccaCACCTGCTCCTCTCCCCCACAGGGCACTGTACAATATCAAGTGCAGCTCCACATcagggactgaggaggaggaggtgcccTTCATctcagatgaacagaaatggcgGTAACGGTTTCTCTTATAGGCATACCCATGAGTAGGGCAGGGGCTAGAGTCTTCACAGACCGCTGAAAAGAATTATACCAGCCAGAGTACAAAATGCATTGCACATAAGCCCTGAGAACACCCCATAGTGTGTAGGTACACTTGTCATTCCACAAGTTTATGAACTACCTCTCAGTGCTGGGCCAGCTCAGGAGAAACTTCTAAGAACCTTGTAGGGGTAGAATCTAGGAAACATGGGTCCATGGAAAAGGCTTATGTGTAGATTCAAAATGTCCCAAGGAACTTGAATAATATTCAGGGTAAAGTGCCCTGGGAAAGGCCATCTGCACCCTGCCGTGTCTGAGTGTGTTGTGTTTGCAATGTTCTTTGGGTGCAGGAATGGTCTCCAGAGTTTCAAATGCCCTGTACTTACAAAGAAGGAGCCCAAATAAAGGCCAGTATCTGCCAACCCATATGTGGTTTAGGAAGCAGAGTGACAATCCCTTGCTGAAGGTCCCAGAAGGCCAACAGTTCTATGCAAAAAGACCACAGTTGCATGAGGCATGAAATCTGGATAGTGCAGAGGAGGGGAATGAATAAGAAGCTCTGGAGGTGACTCACTGAATGCTTAGGTGTGTTCACTTGGGCAAACCACCAGAGCAATGGTCAGGCTCAGTCAGTCATGGAATATATCAGCACGTACTTGCCTGGTTGTGGGGGTCAATTAACCAATGTGAGAATGTCAGTATTCAGGGCAGGGCTGGGCACATGCTACATGCTCCCTAAGTAAGGGTCCTTCCTCAATGTCCATGGGTCCTCCGAATATTTCTTAGAGCAGTGCTACTCTGGCTTACCCTCCTCAACTCCCCGGGGATATTCCTGAGTCAGCCAGTGAATATCCAAGGCTAGACTGACAGTGGCTAGATTGACACCTATCAGATGCCCCCACTTTGTACTACCCCAGATCACAAGCTGCAAGTGGTGTTCTGAGGAAGACAGCCCCACGGGAGCACTCTTATGTCCTCTCAGCAATTAAGAAGAACACTAGGTAAGTTGTCCAAGAATGAGGCCCAGTGGGCTTGAGCCTGCCTTGGCCACTACTAACTCCGTGATCTGGGGTCTTTTTCTTCTGCGTGGGGCTTCAGCTTTTCTTTGACTGGTGAAAGAATAAGGGCATTCGATCTTGACCTTCTCGAGGGTCTCAGATGCACTTCTTAGAATAAAAACAGGAGGTACTGGGAATAGGAGAGGCTCTAAGATGGCACCTGCGCTTGAGCTTTTTCCAATATGTCTCCATTCTGCTTCATTTCTAGTAGTCCTACTCAAGAGGTGCAGGCCCCATTTATTGCAAAGAGGTAAGTATCACCAAGGGAAACCTCATGAGCCAGATGTTATCCAGGCAGCAAGCCTCCTGTCAGTAGGGGTATAGGGAAAAAGAAGGTTGCTCTCAGTGAGCAAAGAGAGCTGTCCTCCTCAATCATAGCAAGAATTCTCTTGCTCTTGTCCTGCTATGTGCTCTCCTGTCACCTCCAcagggactgaggaggaggaggtgcccTTCATctcagatgaacagaaatggcgGTAACGGTTTCTCTTATAGGCATACCCATGAGTAGGGCAGGGGCTAGAGTCTTCACAGACCGCTGAAAAGAATTATACCAGCCAGAGTACAAAATGCATTGCACATAAGCCCTGAGAACACCCCATAGTGTGTAGGTACACTTGTCATTCCACAAGTTTATGAACTACCTCTCAGTGCTGGGCCAGCTCAGGAGAAACTTCAAAGAACCTTGTAGGGGTAGAATCTAGGAAACATGGGTCCATGGAAAAGGCTTATGTGTAGATTCAAAATGTCCCAAGGAACTTGAATAACCAGAACCAGAACCAACAAGAGAAACTCCATGGGAGCTGACTGTGATGATACTGATTGGTCCTATAGGCAAACAGGATGAAAAGGAGAATGATCCATATGTCAGGAAACTAGTTGAGTGAGATAACTATTATTATTTGACATAGGTCAATTTCTATAGTAGGAAAATGTTGGAtagaggatggagaagaaactTGTATGAAGCCGAATCTTAGGGACTGAGACTTTAGTTGAATGGATATCAAAGGCTTtccagagcagatgcagagactcacagccaagcaccaggccaagcttcaGGGAGTCCactggaagagacagaagagagttctatgagcaaggggcatcaagatcatggtggggaaatctacagagaaaaccaaaccaaactagtgggaactcgtgaactttagatcaacacctgtggagtctccatgggactggactaggtcctctgcataagagagacagttgtgtagcttgatctgcttaaggggcctcctggcagtgggatcaggatctgtccctgatgcatgagctgggtttttggagcccattccctatggtgggacaccttgcacagccttgatgcaggaaggaggggcttggaccttgctttactgaatgtaccaggctttgctgactccccatgggaggccttaccttgttaaAGGAGGAAATAGGGAGTGGGAagagagggtgatctgtggttggtatgtaaactgaataaaaaatgtcttaataaagaaaaaaaggccttCCAGATAAGGTGGCATACATAATAAGCTGTAGGTAGAAAGTCAACGAGGAACCAGCATTCCAAGTGTTCCAAGCCAAGAACTAGCCAGTGCAAAGGCCCAGAGTGGAAATACGGTGCTGTTGTTAAATGACAGTAGCTGACTAGAATACATTGAGCACTGAGGGGTGAGGGAGTGGCAGCACAGAGTAACAGAGAATAGTGTGTGCTTATTAGCTGTTACTAATGGAGCAAGATACCACCAGCAGAATAACTTAAAATCCCAGAAATAGAGGTCAGAAATCTGAAATTGAGATGTTGGCAGGAATGGGACCAATTGTAGTTACCTCACTAGGCCACTATCTTCATTCACATTGACTTTGTGTCTGTGTTCAGATTTCCTTAGTCTCAGAAGGACATTGCCATTGGATTCAGGGCCTACCCTAATTTAGCAAAACCTCATCTTATACTGCTTACATCTCCTAAGAACCTATTTCCAAATGAAGTTCCATGGCTTCCCCGGGAATATTCAATGGCAATGTCCTTCTCATCCTGAGCTGGAGTGGCCAAGGCTTCAGTCACCCACCTTATCTGGACACTGGTGAAAACACACCCTTCAAAGGCCAGGAAGCACCAAGGTAGGTAAGAAGACCACAGGTGCCACTTTTCTTGCCCACAGGGTTGATGTGGTTGATGAAGATGTGCCTCCTCAGAAAAAACAGGAGCCACCTGCTCTGGCAAGACCTGTTTCTGGCTTAAGCAGGTAATAGTCACTCCCCTTAGGCTGTGAGAGACTGGCCACTGTAGCAGTGGCATCCCATTGTTAAGCTTGCTCCTGGTACTTCTCTAACTTGGCCAAGTTTACCCTACCTAGGAGACAGACCTGTTGTCTCCAGCACTTCTCACACCTACCTTCTTTGCCAGTGTGGATGGAGGCAAAACCCAAGTGTCTCAAGCAATTCAAATTGAGTGCATGACCAGTGTACCCAGCCCCTCTGGAAGTCAGGAACCCAGGTGGGTATCATGAACCAGCTCTGGACTATGAGATGATAACATGGTTTCCCACTGGCCTGGCTGGCTGGGTTTGGCAACCAAGGAAGGTCTTGCAGTGAGGTGACAGTGCAGGGCCATCCAAGTTCTGCCTATCTCACTCCAGGTAGGGATATGCTTTGCCCCGATTTCCAAACCCTGAGCATCCCAACAGCTACAGGCACTCTCCTCTTCTTTGCAGATAACAAGCCCTCAATGCTTCCTTGTACTTTGCGTTGAATGCTGCTGAGTCTGGCAGAGGGTATagctttcctgttgctgtttcTTTCAACCTGGATTGAGTCTTGGTTAAGGTCATAGTCTTCTAAGGGCTGTGTCTCCATGGCACCCTGGAAAAACTCCTGAAGCCAGAAAGGAAAGGGGGTCTATTCTTATAAGTCAGTTCTATTAGTCAGGGTAGAGACTAAGGGACAGAGTTAAGCAACCAGATTTAGCCTTCCATGGGCTGTGATCTAGGTTGGGGACTGCCTACCTCCCTGCTTTCAGGCTGCTGCCTCCCATGTCCTGGTGGCATTTCTAATATGGTCAGCTTGACCATGTGAAAACTTCACCTCTACTTTAAGCCCGTCTCACAGACACATCTGCTCAATGCTCATCTAGAAGCccctttattttctgagaatgGCCTAGAGTCAGCTCTGAGTAGGAGACTGGCAATACCCTTTCACAGGCCTATGGATCAGTGGCTTGAGCTTAGCTATAGTACCAagaagtctcaaaaacaaagagcagATGAGGGCAAGGACGGGGAGGAAGATGGGTGTGAGTATCATACTTCAGGGAAGCACCAGATGGAGAATGCTCTTGGATGCTGacacagagggaaagaggaagcttctctccCAGAAATTCTCCAGTCTCTCCTTTGGCCCACAGCTTGAAAACTGAGGAGATTGTCCGTTTGCAGATCACGACCCCCAGAGCAGGACTCCACCTGGTGGCCTCAGATCTGGAAGCCCTGAGGTATTGTGGCCCCACTGCTGTCCTGCCTCCCTTTGCACCTTTGTCAAGAtgagcagagaggcaggaagctAGCTCTACCACTATGGGGATGACTGGTtggtaggaggtgtggccagcCTGGATTCTCCATCACTGTCTCAATATTTTATTCAACAATAATTATGTAATGAGTATTTGGTTCTTATGAGGCCAAAGACCTGGCCCTGGGACCCAGTGATGACTGGAACTCCCTGGGCCAGAACTACTGACTCTGACAAAGGAGACAGATGCTAATACAGACAAGATCAACCTGCATTGCTGACCATAGCATATACACCCCAATGTCCTCAGAAAGTGTCAGGACTGGCCAACAGAGCTGAGTGGAGGTACTGGGTCTGTGTAGccctttattaaaattaaattattatttaattgtcTTGTTTATAGGAGAAGGCATTAGGGTGGGGTTCTTGGGTCCATGGCTCATAATGCCTAGTGCCATGCTTGGGGTGAAGGGGTTGCATCCATCAGGGAGCAAAAAGGTCCAAGTTCCTTTCCTGGGAGAAGCACTAGGTTAAACAGCCAGGAAATAGGCCAGCAGGATCAAAAACTAGAGAGCACACCACTTGGGCCTCCTGAGCATCAAGTGGctcatctggaaaatgggcaTGGATAACAATATTACCCAGAGCTCCATCATCAATCATCTAACTTCTACCACCTTTCTTACTGTCTATTTTCCATGCTATCTTCCACATATCTGCCTGGGGACATTTGGAGGTCATTAGCTGAAGGGTGACAGTTGATGGCATGAAAGGAATGTGAGTAGCCTAGTAGGTAGTAGAGTATGTGGACAGGGAAGAATTTATGGGTTAGCCAGCCCATCATTAGCACATTTTCAGCTCCTAAGAGACAGCTGGCATTTAAGGATGAGGTAACTACCAGAGTGTGAGTGGTTGAGGAGTAATTaagtcatttctttcctctgCAGGTCTTCCCACAAAAACAATGAAGTATCATGCTCTGAAGAATTCAAAAGAGATTCAGCTTATGaggataaatttaagaattgCAACACAGATTCTGAAAGGTAACTCACTGCAGGGAGTAGACTTTCCCCAGAATACAAAGCCCATGTGCACTCAACCAAAGGGCTTCCATGCGCCTGGGTCCAAAGTCAGTAGCTGAAGTACAGACCAGCACTATACTATTGCTGCATATCTGTAGAGGGAGAagtagagagaaagagggggtgggACTATAGAGAGCAAAACTGTAATGTTTTCCCCAGATATCAAATTtcaggagaggaccaactccagACCAGGCTATCTCTCTCACAGCCCTTTGTTACCCTGACCCATCTTTTCATTTGGGATCCCTGACCCCTAGTGTGGACTGATCCCTGGGAATTAGGAAAGGGGGCCTTAGATGAATGGgtaagtgttttttgttttttgtttgtttgtttgttttgtcagccCTCTCTGGCTTACTAGCAGCCCCAAATTCCTTGTCTCTTGCTCTGTTGACCATTGGCCACCAACGTGGCTGCCTCACACTGAGTTTTCAGCTTATTTTGTTTCCATTCATGTTCCCAACCCACTAAATTTGAATGAAACAGAAATACTTGCTGATAGAGTCCACTTAGGCTTGGATTCCCTCTGATCAGAGCAATTTAGGGAGGCAACCAAAGACTTCTGCTCCCAAGCCATGAGACATACTCTCAAGACATCTAAATTACACAAGGTTGTAGCCTGATCAAAGTCAAAAAATGCTTCTCTTCCAATATCAAATCAGCTGCACAGTTGAATGATGGCAGTGAGCAACCAGGAGCCACAGAATCCCCACCACAAGGTTTGGCTGGAGCAGGCATTGGCACGGAGAAAAGAGGGTGAGATGCTAGTGGGAGACAGTTCTCTCAGATCCCTGGTGAGAGGCCAGGTTCAAGCAGCCAAACTCCTTGGACTGCTGCAATTGGGACTTCTCTctactgtgcccccccccccccgcgcacaCCCCCCTCCTTTGCTCTTGGCTTTTCTACTTGTTGTTGGATTTGCTTCCATTCCAGTCTAGCCACCTCCACACCTCTATTATTGACTCTCAAATTCCTGCAGAGCAAATACAAGCCCTAACTCACAGCTAAAGGCCCATCCTTCAGCAAGGACTGGCCTTGGGTAGAATGAATGTgtgaggaaaatggaagaaacaaaCTAATGAATGACCTAATAATGGAAGAATCAGCACCTTCTTACTTCGTGACTGAGCTCTGAAGACAAATTCAGGGGCCCTTGTCTCTTATTTCTCCCtttccagaagaggaagaagccccTAAATCTCTAAATCAAATGTTTCTGAGAGTCAGTGAAAGAAGTAGATCAGTGAAACAAGCTAGGAGATAAGAATGCCTCGGCTGAGTCATGAGCCACTCTTATCAGGTGATTTGAGGAGTAACATGGTTCTACCTATTCCCATGTGGTTCCAAACTAAATCCGAGTCATCTCTGGAGACAAAGGCTAGTTATGCAGATGTTGGCACAAATATTAGTACAGTTTCAGACTGTGATAGCAACCTTATGATTGGTCTGTCAAGGGCTGAAACTGCTGGAGGGTCGGCCCAACTCCACGACCTCCTGAAGTCTACCCAGAAGGATCCTGGGAGGATGCTCTTCTGGCTGCTTTCCCAACTGGTTCTCTCAGTAGGTTCATTTTCTCACTAACTTACCTAGTTGCATTAGGTACCTGGAAGTAGATATAGTAGGCCACACCTCTGAAATCTCTGTTTCTGAGCAGGTCTAGGAAAGGCCTTTGAGCCAGGGACTCAGTTCTTTTTGCCACTAATAtatcattttgctgtatgtacagGCATCAGAACAATTTCCCCAAAATAAACCAGAATACATTTATGCCCTCTTTCAACTTCTCAGTGGCTCCCTACTTCCTTGAAATTAAGTCCAAACCCCTTTCCGTAGCTCACATAGTTCTGCATGGTAGTGGGGACTCCATATCCATCCTTTACTTTCTCCTGTACCACAGTGGTGCAGACTGGTTCAGTGTGCTGTTGGCTACTATAGAAAATATCTGATCCAGTATGATTGGGTCTGTCTCTGGGTGGCTTCCTCTTTGACTTTTCATTGGAGTCATCCTTCCTGTTTATACACCCTCATAAAACAAATCCATTTCCTTAGAGACTAAACCTCAAAGCTGGTTTGGGACTTCTCTCTACTGTGCCCCCCTTCTATTTGCAAAATAGTATGAAGAATTTTCTAGATTTGTAGGGTGTTAGTGCAGTCTATCACAGTTGTCTTACTTATAATAGTttgactttgtgtgtgtacaagtgtatgtgtgtctatatgtatgctcatgtgtgcatgtgtgcgcaggTCAGAGATCAACTTCTGGTGTTGTTCCTTAGGCACCatacaccttgttttttgagacagagtctcataccAGGACCTGAGACTTACCAAttagcaagccccaggggtctgACTGTTTCTACCTCCactgtgctgggatcacaaatgcacaccaccacatctggctttttgttttgcatATGAGTCCTGGAGTTTAAAGCCAGGTTCTTGGGCTTGCAAGACAAACTCTTCATCATCATTTAAGCCATCCCTCCCACCCaattgtttttgcttctttgttttgttttgtttttgttttctttctttttttttcttttctctccccccccccccccgcccccaactgaggatcaaacccagggccttgtgcttgctaggcaagcattctaccactgagctaaatccccaacccgcttctttgtttttaagaaaatggtGCTTTTAAGAAAATGGTTTACAATTCTTTCAAAGGGTTGCCTCTCCTGGAAAGCACTACCCTCCTTTTCCTTGTATGAGATTGCTCAATAGTTGAATTTAGTTCTAGGCCTAAAAGTAAACATAAAGGACTGTAAGACAGTATGCTATCCATATGGAAGACAGGGGCTTGTGTAACTGATGGGTGCCCTATGGGCATCATCAGTTTGCCAGGAAAGAGGATGGGGCCTAACTGGGAAGCCTAGGTAAAAGAGTTCTATACCAGTATCAGCTGGGCACATACAGATGAATTGTGAAAGAGCTACGCTTTTATCAATGACCATTGGGCTTAGCAGGAGTGGAGAACATGTTAGCAGAGGCTATGGCCCAAGTGTTATTTGAAGTATGAATTGAGACTACTTATGGGACAGACATGATTATCATTCCTAATTTACTAACTGATAAAACTGTGATTTGAATCCACACTGCCCCCAGATATCAGGCTGTTTGGGGATGAAAATGAGTCTTACTCCCCCAAGCATCTATGTGAGCAGCTCTTCATTGCCCATAATCTGCTAGGGCTAGAGGCCACTCACTCAGAAGAGGGTAAGACATGCAGAAACAGACTTATGACCTCAGACAAGGTTTGGTTTCTTTCCACAGGCTGGGATCAGCTGCTAGCTTAACCCCTTTTCTAGATGCTCAGGGTGTGCAAGGTGCCAGCTCTCACTTCTGCAAGCCTGTACCAGTAAAGGTATAGCCAGCACTTCAGTAATCTATCTTATTATCAGACAGAGCTCATTCTCAGTTCCAGTGGCCAAGGATCCCCTCATCTTTAGACCGTTACCCCATCAGATAATCATAGCTGGATCAAAAGCCTGCTGGGGCCTGACCTAGAACTGCATTCCCCACATTGGAAGCACTACAAGAGGGACATGTGATGAGTCTGTTGGCCCAGAAATTCCAGCATCAACCTACATGGACCCACTTTGGGTAGTGGTGGAAACTTGTGGAAAAGCATCATCAGGAAGCTGAACAGCCAGTCTCAGTGAACCTCTTCTGTATAGACTGTAGCCTGCCCCAACAAGTAGGATTTGGGGAGACAAATCTCAGGGGTGGACAGCCAGCACTAGAATGCTGAGTCTTAGACAACACTTCTCTAAGAATGACAGTGACTTTAGTGAACAAAAGACAGGACTCTCTTTACTGGCAAACTCagtccttccctttcctctgagAAGGCAACTGGCAAAGGGGAAGCCATGGACCCCAGTCTCCTCTGTTCTGGGCCTTAGTAGACCTTAGTGCTTCCTTTCCTCAGGTCTGGCAACATAATTTCTTTCTTGGATAACAAGAAGAACAACAGTGCACCAGACATGGAAAATAAAAAGGCAGACCCCAAGGGGTAAGGCATTAGCAGACAGTGCTAGAAATCCAGGCACCTTGGGTATCTATCAGACTTTGGCTAGGAAGATGAAGCCAGCTATACCTGTGAGCTAGCCTGAAATATATGGAGAGACAGAAGATCCAGATGGAACTTTTCAGCCCCTGTCTGTGCCAGG
Encoded here:
- the Znf185 gene encoding zinc finger protein 185 isoform X6 — its product is MNVSALGGNGKGKPLSSGEEERNNVLKQMKVRTTLKGDKSWIIKHEDSEDHTIQLHSGQNHTTSSSVGEVSNVRSPNTKAPAGYIIRGVFTRTIDSSSHYQQHLSKTNGAPRSASELLGTANSGRPHQSSGYKMTTEDYKKLALYNIKCSSTSGTEEEEVPFISDEQKWRSQAASGVLRKTAPREHSYVLSAIKKNTSSPTQEVQAPFIAKRVDVVDEDVPPQKKQEPPALARPVSGLSSVDGGKTQVSQAIQIECMTSVPSPSGSQEPSLKTEEIVRLQITTPRAGLHLVASDLEALRSSHKNNEVSCSEEFKRDSAYEDKFKNCNTDSESPSADCEKNVAPKTIKACQETDGATEGSQRDPAMATQYSADPSTPELESSPGVPNQVIKLEACVSSTPVACKENNTAPKINEAWQETPEPPRGCQGDRAVATQQLADPSTPEPQSSPSRSEQQTKLGNRTKLKGPESSMVTVNVGTISEQTHLHIPAASSELDFSSTITSSTEDSLNLEKKPPHEGTPPSERPTEGVCTYCTHEIRDCPKITLEHLGICCHEYCFKCGICNKPMGDLLDQIFIHRDTIHCGKCYEKLF
- the Znf185 gene encoding zinc finger protein 185 isoform X9; this encodes MNVSALGGNGKGKPLSSGEEERNNVLKQMKVRTTLKGDKSWIIKHEDSEDHTIQLHSGQNHTTSSSVGEVSNVRSPNTKAPAGYIIRGVFTRTIDSSSHYQQHLSKTNGAPRSASELLGTANSGRPHQSSGYKMTTEDYKKLALYNIKCSSTSGTEEEEVPFISDEQKWRSQAASGVLRKTAPREHSYVLSAIKKNTSSPTQEVQAPFIAKRVDVVDEDVPPQKKQEPPALARPVSGLSSVDGGKTQVSQAIQIECMTSVPSPSGSQEPSLKTEEIVRLQITTPRAGLHLVASDLEALRSSHKNNEVSCSEEFKRDSAYEDKFKNCNTDSESPSADCEKNVAPKTIKACQETDGATEGSQRDPAMATQYSADPSTPELESSPGVPNQVIKLEACVSSTPVACKENNTAPKINEAWQETPEPPRGCQGDRAVATQQLADPSTPEPQSSPSRSEQQTKLGNRTNTSSTEDSLNLEKKPPHEGTPPSERPTEGVCTYCTHEIRDCPKITLEHLGICCHEYCFKCGICNKPMGDLLDQIFIHRDTIHCGKCYEKLF
- the Znf185 gene encoding zinc finger protein 185 isoform X8, with translation MNVSALGGNGKGKPLSSGEEERNNVLKQMKVRTTLKGDKSWIIKHEDSEDHTIQLHSGQNHTTSSSVGEVSNVRSPNTKAPAGYIIRGVFTRTIDSSSHYQQHLSKTNGAPRSASELLGTANSGRPHQSSGYKMTTEDYKKLALYNIKCSSTSGTEEEEVPFISDEQKWRSQAASGVLRKTAPREHSYVLSAIKKNTSSPTQEVQAPFIAKRVDVVDEDVPPQKKQEPPALARPVSGLSSVDGGKTQVSQAIQIECMTSVPSPSGSQEPSLKTEEIVRLQITTPRAGLHLVASDLEALRSSHKNNEVSCSEEFKRDSAYEDKFKNCNTDSESPSADCEKNVAPKTIKACQETDGATEGSQRDPAMATQYSADPSTPELESSPGVPNQVIKLEACVSSTPVACKENNTAPKINEAWQETPEPPRGCQGDRAVATQQLADPSTPEPQSSPSRSEQQTKLGNRTNKGILFVKEYMHASEVSSGKPVFSHYGSTSSTEDSLNLEKKPPHEGTPPSERPTEGVCTYCTHEIRDCPKITLEHLGICCHEYCFKCGICNKPMGDLLDQIFIHRDTIHCGKCYEKLF